ttccattgtgtataggtaccatattttttggatccattcatctgtggaggggcatctggttgtttccatattttggctattgtgaattgtgcagcgataaacatggaagtgcagatgtctttttgatatcttgggacctgctgttcaggatagatgcctagaagtggtatggttgggtcatagggtaggtctatgttgagctttttgagaaacctccatactgttctccaaagtggttgtactaatttgcactcccaccaacaatggagaagggagtaatttcaaggattcaggtctgatgttgaggtccttgatccattttgagttgatcttggtgcatggtgataggctagggtccactttgagttttctgcatatggctgcccagttttcccagcaccagtagttgaagaggctctgtttattccattgtatgtctttagctcctttgtcaaatatcagctgactgtaagagtgaggttttatttctggatcttcaattctaatccattggtcttcaggtctgtttttatgccaataccaggctcacagcacattctttttatgtatccaaagacaCTATATGagggacttgcctctcccctctaggcccattctttctactATCCAAAGATGAAATATGGAGGATTGACTCCcatcctattgcctcaggcccatacagacaccaggcaaatgCAATATGCAAACCTGCTTTGACATGCAGGCAGCAAGCAAaacctcaatatgggaacctgctttgatatgcaggcaggacatctcaggCCACagaaagccccaacttcctagacctagtggcactttcaataacctgcctccttgctcagaccccatataagcctggtcccaaattcactccCTCACACAACTTCCAAACCTACAAGAAGATCTGTGCCCCTCActcttcctcaataaacagtccttgcctgttgatgatcgagtctggcctattccttttccgttctcctccatttccccaacaatgtctttttcttttattttcttgtcagtcatggggctggaactcacagcctgggagctgtccctgagctgtttgctcaaggttagtgctctaccactttgagccacagtgccactggttttctggtggttaattggagataagaatctcagggactttcctgcctgggctggctttgagctgtgatcctcagatgtcagcctcctgagtagctaggatttcaggcatgagatgCCAGCTCCTAGctgtaattcattttgataaacattattttatctgatcagaggcacagaggcattatATCTTTGGGTTCCACTCCTAAGAATAGTCTCGCTTGATCTTTCTGTGTGtgaatggctagagtcctgtataatttatcatgtctcagtaTATTTTAGAGACTTccgtttttgggtttgttttctttttctagttaggtggagatgtgtctcatggatgtttcctgccttggttggctttggctcaaaaatcttcagatcttaaacctcctgagtagctagaattacaggcatgagccactaatgcctggtggATCTTTGATTTTGAGTGCTGCAATAAAGAATAGTGTGTTTGTGGAACTTTTACTAAAGTCAGGATAACATGCCCAGTTCTAGGAGGGTCACCACAAATTAGGCTCAGCCACTTTACCCTAAAAATCAAGAGAAGTAATGATAGAAAGTCAAGAAATGACTTTTCATTGGTGTGGCCTTACTGAGAAGACAAAGACCAGCATGCCCATTTGTCTTCGAGCACCCAGATGACAGAGAAAGCACAGAAGCTGGCTGGAAACAAGCAAAATGTATCAGCCCTAGTCAGACTACAATCTGGTTGATTATTAGCTCATGATTGGTCAGGTAGGGCTTcctcaggattaaaaaaaaaaaaaaaagccaccctgACTGGGGGTGAATTGGACTGTGGTTACAAGATGTTTATCCTCAGACCTAGTGTTCCTGGAATTCTAAGAGACTCAGAGCAAAGAAGCTATTTGAATAATGGAGACAGAAGTGCCAAGGTTTTCCTGTGCTTTTGTTACCTGTCAGACATTTGCAAGCCCAAATGAAGAATGAGTGCTTGCTGCTAGAACAGTGGTGAGAGCCAAGCAATGGTCTTCCCCAAGGGAGTCACTCACCTGGAAGCCTGGGTGAAAGCCACTGAGATCCAACTCCTCTAAAAATCACCCAGCTCCCCTAGGAATGCCAAGTGGGATACCCCAGAAGCAGGCATGGGACTGGCTTCACAGTGCCTCCACAGTACCTACACATCACTCCTTACTCCAGTTACAGGAAATGCCGAGGTTAAAGGACCTTCTTCAGCACTGGACTCCCATGTAATGCCCTGCTGCAAGTCCAGCTACATCAGAGCTGACATATCAAAATTCCcatatcgggctgggaatgtggcttaatggtagatgacttgcctagcatgcatgaacctgggtttgattcctcagtaccacattaacagaaaaagtcagaagtagtgctgtggctcaaatggtagagtgctcaactTGAATAAAAGacactcagagacaatgcccatgcattgtcaaaccccagaactggcaaaaacaaaaaattgccaTATCAACCTCTCATCATAGGTTCTACTGGTGCTTATAAAAACCATTAGgctagccaggtgccggtggctcacatttgtaattctagctacttagaagcctGAGATCTAAATATAAGAAGACTAAGTCATGACAGTATCAGAATAAAGGAAGGGCAGAAAGCTAACTCAACATGTGAGCAGACTTTTATTTGGGATAAGAGTTTccttactgggctggggatatggcctagtggcaagagtgcttgcctcgtatacatgaggccctgggttcgattcctcagcaccacatacacagaaaatggccagaagtggggctgtggctcaagcggcagagtgctagccttgagcaaaaaagaagccagggacagtgctcaggccctgagttcacggcctagcctaggactggcaaaaaaaaaaaaagagtttccttACActaagaatcttggtttgaagccagcctgggcaaacaaatctgagagatttttatctccaattaatcacctagaAGTCAgtagtaaaggtgtggctcaagtgatagagcacagaGCCTAGAtagaaaatcacacacacacacacacacacacacacacacacacacacacggtaaaaaCAGAGGAAATTATtactaggttttttgttttgcctataAACTGAATCCATTTTTCCTCTTGGAATTATGGAACCATTAACAACTGTCATGAATGAGTTATGTCAAAAACAGAGACATCCACATCCTGTATCTTTGCCAAGTACTACCGATTTTGTTTAATAGCCCCTGAGCCATTGGCAaacacaagttctttttttttctttcctttttttttttagtttagtggagataagactctcagaccTTCCTGATtagactggcattgaaccataatgaacagtgatcctcagatctcagctttagtagctagcattacaggtgggagccattaGCGCCTGGCAAATACGAGTTTTTTTTACCCTGATCTTAATTACTAAGGATAACTCTGAGATCACACATTACACTTCACACACCAGATAAAGTccacaaaaagctgaaaaagGGTTAATATGGTGGTCACACGATTCAAAAGACAAGAGTGGATGGCTGACAAAGGTAAACAGGTGAAGGGACTCACTGCCAGTGGTTAGGGAAGGTACCCGTAAACCCACAGCTGACCTGTGGATACCCCCGCGGTGTGAGAAGACAGAGCAGGTTCAAGGCACAGAGCTGGTTCCAGCTGGATCCACATGGACAGAGGGCTATGCGGGGTCATTGCAAGCACAGGGATCTGACTGAGCTGAAACCCCGTGGGCAGAGAGTCATTGGCCTGGCATTTTtaggggggcttggactcaggacctattGCTCTCAAGCTTACAACAGAGCTTGGGACTGGAGCTACACCTCCACATTGGGCTTTCTCTTTAGTTGGAGACTCAAGTTTCTCTGATTTGTCAGGATactcaagatttcagcctcctaactacagacatgagctaccagtgccagtttcttttctgtatttctttggttttctttgtatctttccttccttctttcttaaaaaaacacacacacaaccccctccccccccaaaaaaaaactggctTGCATTAGGTTAGGCAGAGGGGaggtttcattgttacatttctacaCATAAAACAAAGATTTGAACACAGCACTATTTTGAAGCTTAAGTGAACCAAAAGTTAACTGGTCCTCTAACCTTAGAGGTCTCTAAATTCCAATATTCTAAGTTTAATTAAGGAGGGCTAGGAGTGGGGCAGGCTGAAGGTAGGAAAGCTGGCAAGTAGGAAACTAAACAGTAACAATGTatacactgaaaaagaaagaaagaaagaccattTTACATTCCTGATTGGAGATTAAAACCTCCACTTAAATCCTGCCAGGATCACTAATTAATCTAGAGGCTACTATTGATCCTTGTGATTGGTAACCCCTACCCCATGAGCTCATTATGCTCATGCTATGCAAAAGGTCTACAATAAGAAATTCTTGCAGGCCTCTAGTTCTCCCCCTCAccattgtagagcttgaactctgggcctatgtccagcctctgagcttttatgtatttatttgtttttgtcagtcctggtgcttgacctctgcttgggcactatctctgagcttcttttgctataggttagaaatctaccacttgagccacagcaccacttctggctttttctgtttatgtggtactgaggaatcaaacccagggcttcacacacaaTAGACAAGCACTCgattactaagccacattcccaggcagcttttattttattttattttatttattattgttgttattgtcagcCAAAgatcttgtactcagggcctgggcactgtccctgggctcttttgctcaaggctagcactctatcacttgagccacagcaccacttctggtttcctggtagttaattggagataagactctcatgaacctgcctgcctgagctggcattaaacttccatcctcagatctcagtctggagtagctagaattacaggcatgggccacggGTCTTGAACTCTTGCCTGAATACTCTCCCTGGACACCAGGTCTGAGGTCCATAGCTGAGATGAATAAACAATTCCTGTTTACTGTTTGTTCTCCAGTCCCAAATGCCAGTGGAAAGTCAATGTAATAACAAGACTTCTTCCCCACATTTTCATTGTAATACTTGGGTTTTGTTCCTGTAACCTGACCAAGGAGCCATAAACAGAGAATAAGACACGGGACAGGGAAGTTCTAAGGGATGGCCCACATCCAGGACCCAACTGATATGGCTTCACATGACAACCCACACCCTGGGCCATTAAGACATTAAGACAGGAGATTAAGATAAGGGCCTACCACCTCCTCAAAGAGCCCATTCCTCATATCTAAGTTAAACAGGAAGGGCAAAGAGTAGCAATTCTCTTTCACAATTTACTTGTCTAACCAGACAACTAAAACTTCACTCAATACTTCAACCACTCAGGAAAACCTAATTAAAtggataaaaatacaataaacctCAACTTCTTTTAAAACTTTCCATCAATATGTAAATTAAAGtgggaagtagaggcatggccctagtagagcaccagccttgagtaaaaagcccaAACAGAAGGAAGTccagagttaaagcctcagtactGTTGAgggactgactccatctcagattagttaaaaagagcagaagctgactccatcttcactaagatcttcccTGCTCCTGAGCTATAGGGTCATGCCCTGTCTGCTTGGAATCAAGGGAAGTTCCCCCTCCCTGTGATAAGGAACTGCTTAACTACCTACCTTGTTCAAGGTTAACAATAGCACCCTGACCCCATGAGTAAGCTTATCTTCCTGAATTGTGTGGcctgcctttatttattttttggccagtcctggggcttggactcagggcctgagcactgtccctggcttcttcccgctcaaggctagcactctgccacctgagccacagcgccacttctggctgttttctatatatgtggtgctggggaatcaaacccagggcttcatgtatgtgaggcaagcactcttaccactaggccatattcctggccccggTCCGCCTGCTTTTTCCTGTCCTGAGTCTGTGTTGTGTtgctggctggtcagttcactttttacttccccaataaatccatcttttttcatctttttgtttaaAACTGTCTTggagtggtgaactcttggatggacggggaatcccctccctcaaaccccataacatttCTGGTGCATTGgctgggaagagtccttaaccacctttttttggggggtggtggggggggaagatgcctggatgaagaaaagaaacctctggaGGTGTGTCTGAGCTTAGTAGACcaatctgtttctgtttctgtgtctgtgagcCCGACTGGGTGGGCCAGTCTGTAAAGGTGCACTGTGAAGAGCACTGTCTGTGGACCCATCTGGGTGAGTCCATCTGTACTGGAAAAGTACACTGTCTTTAGGcttgagacagagagaagctgaatgcggcagagctctctaaggccggGGGTGGTCATCTCCACTTGTAGCTCTtgcctcccccctcagcccccatcataggcttaggtgctgtccctgagcttttcagctcaaggctagcacactactacttgagccacagtgccacttctggctttttttgaatagtttattgaagataagagtatcattaACTTCCCtgcttgaactggcttcaaactgtgatccttagatctcagcctcctaagtagctaggattacagatgtgagccatcagcacccagctacaagTCTAATCCTTGATGTGTTTGCTTTGGCTAAGTCTTTAATTAGCtcttctcatatgtggaagctaaaccCAAAAGAAGTGTATatcatggaatatatatatatatgtgtgtgtgtgtgtgtatacatacacatatccaCAAACATAATAGTATAATATACTTAAACAGAGAACATGAAAATAAGGGACTTCATTGGAGGagctgggaaagggaaaaacaaagacggtgaattattttgaaatacattataagtatatataaaaacagcataaaaaaaaacctcagtgagGGGTTTGGattgtggcttagaggtagagtgcttgcctagcatgcgtgaagtcctgagttcaattcctcaacatcacataaacagaaaaagccagaagtggcacagtggcacaagtggtagaatgctagccttgagcaaaaagaagccagggacagtataaGGTCAGGAGGCagctgagaaagaaaaacaggctcTGAGAGGGGGTGGGTATTAGTGGGAGGCTAACaaggaaagtgaaagaggaagaaaatgtccAAGTAGaatatttgcaactatgaaaatagaacaataaaacatgTTGTAATTGGtttgagaaaggaggaggagagtaataaaatacaatagaGGGGGTAATATTGTATGgaatatattgtaatatatgtGTAAAATTTCACAATGAAGTCcttccttaattttttaaagtttttattataaaactgatgtacagagaggttacagtttcatacattaggcattggatacatttcttgtactgtttgttaccttgtctctcatacccccctccccccttccttaattttttaaaaaagaagctaggtcctggtggttcacccctgtaatcccagctactccagaggttgagatctgaggatcatggttcaaagacagcccaggtaatccgtgagacttatctccaattaaccaccagaaaaccagaggtagtgctgtggcttgaagcagtagagagctagccttgagtgaaaaagctcagcaacagcacccagaccctgagttcaagctccacaaccaaccaacaacaacaaaaaaattgtcctgggggctggaaatgtagcctagtggtagagtgcttgcctagcatgcatgacgccctgggtttacttccttagcaccacataaacagaaaaagccggcagtggcactgtggctcaagtggcagagtgctagccttgtgcaaaaagaacctagggacagtgctcaggccctgagttcaagcctcaggactgccaaaaaaaattgtCCAACCActactttttgtgtgtttgctgactctggcacttgaattcagggcctgggtgctgtctgagcttttttgctcgagactagcactctaccagtttagcctcaactccacttctggctttttttttttttttttttttttgtagttaattggagatttccaGGaggtaagctactcaggaggctgagatctgcgaatCATGATTCAAGTCACTCCTGGCACAAAAAgtccatgcccccccccctttctttctctctctctcccgtggggctttaattcagggcttgagcactgtccctggcttctttttgctcaaagctagtagcactgtagctcttaagccacagagccacttctggctttttctatatatgatgctgtggaattgaacccaggacttcatgtatatgaggcaagcactctaccactaggccatatttccagcccctccatgccacttttatctccaattaaccaccaaaaagctgtggttcacgtagtagaatactagccttgaacaaaaaagctcagggatagcactcagaccctgattccaagtcccaggactgcttccctgcccccaccccaatcTTTTGAGGTAAGTTACTTAACTGCCTCCTCATACattagctatttctttttttttttttttaacttcagtcaCATTTGCTTTTTGTTCAATGGTTCTGGAAAAAACCTTGGTTCCTGGATCTCCACCCAGAGCAAACTGAATAGAGACTACTTTCCCACACACATCCTTCCTCTTGAAGGTCTTTTTGCAGCTAGTTCCATACAGAGCCAAATTTGTTACCCATGTCACCATAGTACTTCATGGGTTCTGCCATCCCCCCCACACAATAAACAAGGAAGCCCACTCGTAGTCAAGATGTTCTTTTATTGAAATAGTTCTTCTTGTGCTTCTTAACTAGCAGGGCATTCCATGGCACCACTGTTGATGTCATCTATGATGTCATGAGGATGGCGGGCATCAACATTACACCCCACAGACTGGGCTGTGCCCAGGATCTCCTTAATGGTTCCAGAAAGTTCTCTGGCTAAAGATCGGTGCCGCATCTGCCGGGCAATGCTGACAATCTCATCAAAAGAGATGTTTCCACTGTGTttaatgtttttctgtttctttctgtctcttggtGGCTCCTTTAGGGCTTTGATGATCAGGGCAGAGGCAGAAGGTACCACCTCTATCTGGGCCTGTCTGTTCTGAATGGTCAGCTTCACCGTAATCCTCAGACCCTTCCAGTCACCCGTTGCTTTGGCAATGTCATCACCAACTTTTTTTGGAGACAGACCCAGGGGGCTGATCTTGGGGGCCAGGGCGGACGTGGCGCCGATCTCGCCACCGGTGCACCTCAGGTACACAACTTTGATCTCGTTGGGATCGAACTTAGGCGGCATGGTGGAGGTGGCTGGTGTCGGATGAACCCGGATTCCGGACGACCGAAGAAAGTTGCACCTTTGCCTCCTCCGAGCCGAAAGATGGAAAGCTATTTCTTAAGTATGGCAAAAATATACTGAGACAACTCTAAGCTTGACTGAATAGTTCAGGGGTTGAATCAACATAACTACTAAGAAAACCATTTTACCCAGCAATAGATAGGATTAATATCTCTTAGCAGGATAAATTATTCATCATCTGGGAATGTTTGACTAGGACATAAAAAACATCATTCTCCTAGAAGGGTgcaagtcttttaaaaataagccatCAGTCAGAATAACAAACTTGTGTCCTATAATCAGGGAGTTCTCCTAGGACCCATCTCTTTTCATTTAGACTACATTATCTAATTTATGAAGCCTGAGTATACTGAAGCCCTGAGCTATGCAGCTAGGTAGGTTTGATGAACAGTAACATCATTCTAAATCCTCCTCAGGAGGCTCAGTCCCTGTACGAAGGTCTGGACATGCCCTTTGAGAGTGTAAAGCCTGTTCTACAACTTTATACTGGTGGCCTTAAGTTTGGAATGGCAAACAGGAGCAGGTGCATCTGCATAGGCCTTCTTGTAATTGGGCTGGGCAGCCACTGGATAGTGGAAGCATCATTTAAGGAAGCATACAAGGAATGGGCACTATAACCCCACCCTACCTGATTATAGAAACCTCAGATCCCTAGGTCTTGATTTTATGTGTGTTTGCCATTTGTAAGGATTGAAGTCAGGCTTAAACTTGCAGGCAggaaccacaggcacccagcttgtcCCTGCTCTTGATTTATGAGATGCTTCAAGCccggcattggtggctcacgcctgtaatcctaactactcaggaagctgagctccaagaatcatggtttgaagccagcgtagGCAGACAATCCCAAGAGACTCATTTTtaattaatccacaaaaagcttgaagtggaagtgtggctcaagtgatagaatactagccttgagcataaaagctcagggacagcacgaaaccctgagttcaagtcccagaaccagtacaaaccagtcatggggctagaactcagggcctggtcattgcCCCTATTATtttactaaaggctagtgctctaccactgtgagccacagtcctacttctggttttctggtggttcattggagagaagagtctcatggactttcctgcccaggctggctttgaactgcgatcctcagatccctgtctcctgagtagctaggattacaggtgtgagccaccagcacttggtaaaaaacacacttttaaaacattacacctcgggctggggatatagcctagcggcaagagtgcctgcctcggatacacgaggccctaggttcgattccccagcaccacatatacagaaaacggccagaagcggcgctgtggctcaagtggcagagtgctagccttgagcgggaagaagccagggacagtgctcaggccctgagtccaaggcccaggactggcaaaaaaaaaaaaaaaaaaaaaaaaaattacacctcAATAAAGGTGTTGGGAGATGcagcaaagaaaattaaaacacaggGACTCAGGGTTCCAAATAGTCTGGCTGTGTATTACAACCTGGTCTCTTTGGTGAACAAGTCATCATCCACTGTCAAGTATATTTAATAACGACTTGAGAGATGGCCAAGGTTCCTGTCTGCCACTTCAGGCATGAATAAAATCACAAGGAAAAGAACTCAATTTTTAATACAGGCCATCCTAGAAAACCAATCAACTGATTTGCCATAGGAGACTAAATGGCAACCAGGAGCGCCCAAGGATCAAACCTGGAGAAGAGGAAGTCCCATGATTCTCATCCTGTGTCCCATAAAGTTCGTTTATAGGGAGTGAATGTGCAAGCAATTTTGTGACCTGTTTTCTCTTAGAACCCAGTACCTCAGACCATGTAATTTCTGAGCCTTAAGCATTTAGGAAACTTTGATAGGACCACCATACCTATTCCACATAACCTTTATATAAAGTCCTATATGAAGCACCACTGAAAAATTCTAAGTTTAGCTTCAAATCAACTGATCTTAGTGAAGAGGACACTAACACTAGTCAGAGTCGTGTCACATACCTGTATAGTCCCATCAGCTCAGAAATGGGAAGATGATTTGGGCCcaggaagccagcctgaacaacaaagctagacaaaaaaaaaaaaaaaaaaaaaaaaaaagcaagctagtgcacctgagaatcttggtttggtgctagcctgagcaaacaaATCTTCTatacttttatctacaattaactagcaaaaaaaaaaaaagctggaaacagaagCATAGTTCAATTTGCACCGCACCAATTGGGAGTGAGAGGGGGTACACAGAATTAGAGAGACAAGAAGTGAACACTATGCTGagaatgaactgtgcaacttgaaagcagggatgggagggagggacagtgGGGGAGAGCAAGGCAAGGGGTGGTGTTGTCCAGAGAGAAATGCAACTCAATCATCTGACTTATGGGACATtggcccctctgtacatcacctttatttgtttttttaaagccaaaaactgaaggtcctgagatcaagccccagtaccagctcaaacagatagatggatagacagatagatgatagcaTAAGGTCCACCTCGGGAGGGCTCTGTGCAGATAGATGCCCCTGCCTGTCTAAAGTCTCCATctagtacctgcattacctaggtaactcacatacctagaggcagccacctcccctcacctggccacacctccttgcccttgccctagataaggcagggcaggagaggaggggatGTCCACCCCTCCTCTtaggccatgcatcatcttggccatagGCCAGCAGCAAGGCACCAAACATATAacatttattaaagtaggtagctgataaagaagaatgccacgtggtattcaaacaggacagaaaagtttattcctgaactacAGGCCTATGTCCAAGATAATGCATGGCCTAAGAGAAGGGGgtggcccctgccctcccctgccttcTCTAGGGCAAGGTcaaggaggtgtggccaggtgaggggaggtggctgcctctgggtatgccagttacctaggtaattcaGGTACTGGGTGGAAACATTAGACAGGCAggggtatctgcatggagccctcccagggtggaccttacagatagatagatagatagatagatagatagatagatagatagatagatagataggcagatgactggacagacggacagacagatagatggatagatatgaTCCATCAGGAAATGTGAGCTATGCTACACAAGAGGAAAAGGTAGGCGGATCATGGATGGAGGTCAGCCTAAGCAATGTGAACAAGACCCTAtcaagtggctcatgtctataatcctagccacttaggaggctgagatctgaggatcacagttcgaagccagtcaggacaggaaagtg
This sequence is a window from Perognathus longimembris pacificus isolate PPM17 chromosome 17, ASM2315922v1, whole genome shotgun sequence. Protein-coding genes within it:
- the LOC125365527 gene encoding 60S ribosomal protein L12-like, translating into MPPKFDPNEIKVVYLRCTGGEIGATSALAPKISPLGLSPKKVGDDIAKATGDWKGLRITVKLTIQNRQAQIEVVPSASALIIKALKEPPRDRKKQKNIKHSGNISFDEIVSIARQMRHRSLARELSGTIKEILGTAQSVGCNVDARHPHDIIDDINSGAMECPAS